A window of Syntrophales bacterium genomic DNA:
TCCAGGGGAGAGCGCGGCAGTTCAAATCCCCATCAACCCTTTTCAGGAGGGCAGCCATGGACATCAGCACCGTTTCCGGCGTCATTTCTTCCGAGAACCTGGGCATGACCCTGATGCACGAACACTTCCTGTTCGGATTTCCCGGCTGGCAGGGCGACGTCACCCTGGGTCCCTTCGACCGGCAAGCCTGCGTGGAGGCCGGCTTGAAGATGGCTGAAAAGGTCATGGAGCAGGGCGTGAAAACCGTTGTCGACGTCACGCCGAACGAGTGCGGCAGGGATGTGGAGCTGCTCCGGGAGATCTCGGAAAAGAGCGGCCTCAACGTTCTCTGCTCCAGCGGATACTACTTCGAGGGCGAGGGGGCGCCGCCCTATTTCAAGCTGCGCAGCCAGTTCGGGCAGGGCATGGAGCAGGTGTACGAGATGTTCAAGACGGAGGTGGAGAAGGGCGTCGGGACCACCGGCATCCGGCCCGCCGTCTTCAAGGTTGCCTCCGGCAAAGAGGCCATCACGGACTATGAGGCGATGTTCTTCCGGGCGGCCGCCCGGGTCTCGAAGGAGAACGGCATCCCGATCATCACGCACACACAGGAGGGCAGGCTCGGACCCGAGCAGGCCGATCTGCTCATCGCCGAAGGGGCCGACCCGAAGCGGATCATGATCGGGCATATCGACGGATCGACGGACATGGACTACCTCCTCCGGGTCCTCGAAAAAGGCGTTTTCATCGCCTTCGACCGTTTCGGCGTGGAAAACGTCGGTGGAGCGCCGCCGGATTCCCGCAGGGTTGCCTGCCTCATCGGCCTTCTCGGTCTCGGCTGGGCCGATAAAATCATGATTTCAAATGACTACGTGAATTACTGGCTTGGCCGGCCGGGAGTTTCGGAAATCGTGAGCCTCGTCATGCCGAATTACAACATCACCCACATTTTCCAAGACATCATCCCGGCACTGAAGAAGGCCGCCGTCAGCAGCGGGCAGATCGAGACGATGCTGATCGCCAATCCGCGGCGGTTCTTTGAGGGAATCTGAGGCGCCCGCGAACCGCCCGGAGCAGAAGGAAAACATCGCCATTTCACGGAAGGAGGAACCATGTCCGAATACGTGCCGATCACGTTTGAGAAAAGAAACCTGCTGGAACACCTGGCGCAGGTCATCGGGGACTATCCGGATCGGACAGCCGTCGTCACCGCGGACGGCACGGTCCGGAAGACCTATGGGGAGATCGACCGACGCGCGAACCGGCTGGCGCATTATCTCGCCCGGCTCGGCGTCGGCAAGGGCGACCGTGTCGCCATCTTCCAGAACAACAGCTGGCAATACCCGGAGCAGTACCTGGCGATCCTCAAGCTTGGTGCGATCTGCGTTCCCATGAACTTCCGCCTGAAGAGTCCCGAGGCGCTGTTCATCCTGACGGAATCAGGGGCCAAGGCGCTGATCCTGGAAAGCCGGTATGCCGCCGTTTTCGAGCCGACCCTGACCTATCAGCTGGGGGTGAAGCACTATCTCTGCACCAACGGAGATGCCCCCGAATGGGCGGTCGATTACGAGACGGCGCTGGCCGGGGAGCCGGAAGAGGCAATCGAGTCACCGGACATGACCCTGGACGACATCCTGGCCATCTGCTTCACCAGCGGCACGACAGGCCTCCCCAAGGGCTCCATGGCGACGCACCGGCAGATCATGACGAACTTCTACGGTGAGATGGGGAACCTCATCGAGAGCACCATGCTTCCGGACCGGGGATATCATGTCGTCATGATGATCATTCCCGTGTACCACATCGCAGGCATCATGACGCTCTACGCGGGCATGAGATTCGGCTGCACCATCGTCGTATCGTCGGATTTTGTGCCGGAAGGATTCATGCAGACGGTAGAGCGGGAGCAGGTTTCCCTGTGCTACCTGGTGCCGATCATGTTCTTCTTCATCCTCCACGATCCGTCCTTCGGGAAGTACGATCTCAGCAGCCTGCGTTTTGTCCCCTATGGCGCGATGCCGATGGACCCCGCCCTCCTCCAGGACATCCTGAAGAAATTTCCTCCGGGCATCCGCTACATGGACGCCTTCGGCTCGACGGAGGTGTGCATCAACATCGCCAAGCTTCCCGAGGATCACGATCTGACGGGATCTCCCGAAGAAGTTGAAAAGAAGATCGCCCGCCTGAAGAGCATCGGCCGTCCTTTCCGTTACGGCATCGAGAGCACGATTCTGGATCCTTTCGGCAAGGAGGTTGCTCCCGGGGTCGTCGGCGAGATCGCCTCCCGGGGCGAGAAAGTGACCGTCGGATACTGGCGCAATGCGGAAGAGACAGCGCGGACGATCGACCGGAACGGCTGGTTCCACACCGGCGACGCCGGATGGATGGATGAAGACGGGTATGTGTATTTCGCCGACCGGGCCAAGGACATGATCAACCGGGGCGGCGAGAACATCTTCCCCGCCGAGGTCGAGCGCCGGCTCAATCAGCACCCCAAAATCCTGGAATCGGCCGTCTTCGGCGTTCCCGACCCGGCCTGGGGAGCCCGCGTCGTCGCGGCCGTCGTCCTGGCACCGGGGCAGACGGCGGAGATGGTTCCCGCGGAGGAGCTCATCGGTTTCTGCAAGGAGCAGGTGGCAAGCTACAAGGCTCCATCGGCGATCTGGTACATCGACCAGCTTCCGCGGCGGTTCGAACTCGGCAAGGTGATGCGGTTCATGCTGCGCGACGAATACATGAAGAAAAGGGAGGACACCGTTTCATGAGGAATATGCTCGACACCCTGTCCTTCCGGGTTTCCCCGGAGGACGAGTACAATCATCCCGTTGATGATGCGAAGAACTTCAATGAAAGCATGTACATCAACATATTCGACTTCAACCGGGCCATGGGCGGATGGTTCCGCGTGGGAAACCGTCCGAACGAGGGGAACGCGGAGGTCACCTGCTGCCTGTATATCCCCGACGGAAGCGTGGGATTCATCTTCAGCCGTCCGAACATCTCGTCGAACGAGTCCCTCGACGCGGCGGGGCTGAAATTCGAGGTCCAGGAGCCGCTGAAGCGGATCCGGGTCACCTACGGCGGACCGGTGTGCCTCCTGAAGAACCCGCATGAGATGGCGAAACCGATGAAGGCCTTCGCGGAGAACCCCATTGTTGACTGTTCGGTGGCCCTGGACTTCCAGGCGGTCGGACCGGTCTTCGGCGGCGAGATGGTCAACAAGGACGGCAGCCCTTTCCAGGAGCCTCCGGAGGAGGCGTTTGCGAAGGCGCATTACGAACAGCACATGAGCGGCGCGGGAACCATCCGTGTCCAGGAGCGGGAATGGAAGATCGACGGCTTCGGACTGCGGGACCACTCCTGGGGTCCGCGGTACTGGCAGAACATCTTCTGGTACCGGTGGCTGCCGATGAATTTCGGCCCCGATCTCGGGTTCATGTTCATGATCATGGGCAGGGAAGACGGAAACCACCAGATGATGGGGATCATGCTGGAGAACGGCCGGTACGTTCCCTTCCGGGACGTGGAACTGCAGACGGAGTGGGACGAAAACTACTATCAGACCGCCCTCAAGGTGAAGGCCGGGACCGACGACGGCGTGCATGAGATCGAGGGGCGGGTCCTGTCCCTCATCCCGCTTCGCAACCGGAGAAAGAACGAGGCGGGCGACGTGCTCGAGACCCGCATCACCGAGGGGATGACCGAATACCGGTACCGGGGCAGGGTAGGGTACGGAATGTCGGAATACCTCGACCAGATCATCCATGGCGAACCGGCGGGAAAGGAGAAGGGATGACATGAAGCAGGAAGAACTCGCCGGCTGCCTCACCCGCGCCGCGTCGCGGCATCTCGGAAAACCGGTGGTGATCGAAGATCTCAGGACGCTCTCCGGCGGCGCTTCCGCGGAGACCTGGCATTTCGACGCCCTCTGCGGCGCGGATCGCCACGAGCTGATCCTCAGGCTGTCGCCCCCGGGAGGGAAGAAAGACAAGAACCGCCTGGACCGGGGAACGGAGGCGCAGGTGCTGGCAAACGTGCAGAAAGCGGGCGTTCCCGTTCCTCCCGTCCATTTCATTCTCGATGACGAGGACGGGATCGGTCCCGGCTATGCCATGCAGCGCATCCCGGGCGAGACCATCGCACGGAAGATCCTGCGCGACGACGAATACGCAGAGGCGCGGGACATCATGGCCCGGCAGTGCGGAAGGATCCTTGCCGGCATCCACGCCGTCGATACCGGCCTGCTTCCACCCCTGAAGAAGCAGCCGGCGGAGGCGGGGCTGAAGCAGCTGTATACGTTCTACGACGCCTTCGGCGACAAGCACCCTGTTTTCGAGTACGCCCTGCGCTGGCTTCAGGACCACATCCCGAAGCAGGGGGACCTGCGCCTGGTGCACGGCGATTTCCGGAACGGCAATTTCATTATCGGTCCCGAGGGGGTCCGGGCCGTCCTCGACTGGGAACTCGCCCATCTCGGCGATCCCATGGAGGACCTTGGCTGGATATGCGTCAATTCCTGGCGCTTCGGCCACATCGACCACCCCGTCGGCGGCTTCGGCAGCCGGGAGGACCTGTTCGCCGGGTACGAGGGAGCGGGAGGCGTTCCCGTCGATCCCGCCGCGGTCCATTTCTGGGAAGTGTTCGGAACGCTGAAGTGGGGAATCATCTGCATCGTCCAGGCCTTCACCCATCTGATGGGAATGAAGCGCTCCGTGGAGCTGGCCGCCATCGGCCGGCGGACCTCGGAAACGGAGATCGATCTGCTGCGTCTGCTGAGAGAGGGAAAGTGACATGGCTCCATCACGACCGACCGTTTTAGAGCTGCTGGAGGCCGTTCAGGAATTCCTGGAAAAGAGGATCGTAAAGGCCGTCGATTCGCACCGGGCCTTTCACACGCGGGTCGCCATCAATGTCCTGGCGCTGGTAAGGAGGGAACTCCAGCAGGGGCCCGGATTCGCAAGCGAGGAACAGGGGCGGCTCCGCTCGCTGCTCGGTGTTGACGGTGGGATCCCGGAACTGAATGACGAATTGTGCCGGCGCCTGCGGAACGGCGAGCTGGACTGCCGCGGCGGGGATCTTTTCCGGCACCTGTTCGAGACGACGATGGCGCAGCTGGCCATCGACAATCCCGAGTATTCCGGGTACCGGAAGGCCCTGGAGGAATCGGCGGGCGCGGGAGGCTGAAAAACGGGCTCCCTTCGCCCGTTATGCGGTCTCCCTTGAAATGCCGTACCGTGCCATCTTCCGGTACAGTGTCGAACGGGCCATTCCCAACGAACGGGAAGCGAGGGAGAGGTTCCACCGGCACGTCCCGAGAGCGGCCCGGATGCGTTGCAGCTCCCGGGCGTCCGGCGATTCCGCGTGGCGGCTGCCGGCGATGTCTTCCTTGAGGTCCCCGGCTTCGATCACCCGTCCTTCCGAGAAGATGCAGGCCGTCTCGATCGCGTTTTCCAGTTCCCGCACGTTGCCGGGCCAGGGGTAGTAGAGTAGCGCTTCCATGGCCCGGCTCGACATCTCCTTCTGTTCCCCCCCGTGCCTGTCGCTCATTTTCCGGAGGAAATGACTCACCAGCCGGGGGATGTCTTCCCGGCGCTCCCGCAGGGGCGGGATTTGAAAGGATATCACGTTGAGGCGATGGTACAGGTCGCCCCGGAAGCGTTTTCGCTCCACCATTTCCTTCAGGTCCCGGTTCGTCGAGGCGATGATCTGGACGTCGACCCGCTGCGGCCTGCCGCCGCCGAGGGGGATCACCGTCTTGTCCTCGATGACGCGCAGCAGATAGGCCTGAAGATTCATGCTCATTTCGCTGATTTCGTCGAGATAGATGGTCCCGCCCGCCGCCTGTTCGAACCGGCCCGGGCTTCCTCCCCGTCTGGCTCCCGTGAAGGCTCCCGCTTCATAGCCGAAGAGTTCGCTTGCCGTCAGATCGGGCGGGATGGCCGCACAGTTGACGGCCACGAACGGGTGGTGTCTCCGCGGGCTGTTCTCGTGAATGAAGCTTGCCAGGACCTCCTTGCCCACGCCGCTTTCCCCCATGATCAGCTTGGTCGAATCGTATTGCGCGGCCTTCCGGGCCTTCCCGAGGAGCCGGCCGATGCCGGCGGAGCCGAATATGAACTCGCACTGCATCCGGGCCCATGCGGACGGTTTTTCCTTTTCGGGAAAACGAACGCCCGCGGCGGTTCTCGCGCCGGCCCGGGGTGCGGACGGGATGGAAGGCCTTGACGTCCAGTTCGTTCGAACGGCCGGCTCCAGGGCGTATCCCAGCCTTTCTTCGATCATGCCGGCGATGGACTGCACGATGCCCAGTGCAAATATGTGAAAATGCTTGATGAAGCAGGTAAGGCACACGGCACCGGCAACTTCCCCCGTGAAGGGGTCCCGGATCACCGTTGCCGCATTGGCCGAGTCCTGCCACTGCTTGATGTAATTCTCCTCTCCGATGACGCAGATGGGCTGGCCGGTGGCAAGAGAGGTCCCGATCGCGTTGGTTCCGATGTATTCCTCGCTGCAGCTTGTTCCGATATTGAAGCCGCAGCGCATCCCGCTCTCGGACCACCGGTCGTTTCCCGTGCCGGCGATGATGACGGCCTTCTCGTCGGCGATGGCCACCACGAAGCGCGACAGTTCGAGCATGGGGTGGAATTTCTCCAGGATGGGCGTTGCCGCATCGATGAGTCTCCTCACCCGTTCGGACCGCTCGTTGATGTACTCTTTGCTGAATGTTACGGGAGCCCTCTTGATGTCCTGACTGATGCCGACGGCGAAGCTCCTCTCCAGGGAATAATCGATCTGCCGGCGAAACATGCTCCTGAGGTACAGCACGCTGTCCCGAACGGTCACGGACATAGGATGTTCCCCCTCTGGTCTCTGCGATTCGCGTCCCGGATATTGCCGTTGACGCTGCTCCATGCCGCCGCCGTTCTCATGGTTTTGCTTCCGTCGGCTGGAAGACTGTAAATGCCCGGGAAAAGAAAAGTCAAGGAGGGATGGCAGGCTGGAGCGACGGGAGTCACGCGGGCGGGGATTCCGAACCGGATGCAGTGGGGGGATCTCCGAGCACGACGAGGGCGTCCACCGTCTCCGGGTCACGGCCGCCGCACGACGTAGACGGATACGTCCTTGCCGAAATGGTTGATCACCGGCGTCTGCGTGTGGCCGGACTCTTTCGAATATCTTGCCGTATGCTCCCGGGCGTAGGATCCCAGTTCGCGGATGCTTACCCGGCTGTCCCCGTCCGCGTCGGCGGCCCGATGGTTGTCCAGTCCCTCCAGAAGGCTGTACGTGAAGACCCCGTTCCTGCCCCGGTAGCCGTCCAGCGCCCCCTGCGTGGAGCTTGCCGAGGCGAACATGTGCAGGCCCATGTTCCTCGCCATGACCGTCATTCGCGCGTCGTAAAGGCCACTCACAAAGCTGTCGAGGCCGCCCGCATGGCAGGTATCGAGAATGTAAATCTGTGTCAGCGACTTGATGTTCTTCGAAATTTCCATGATCTCGTTTGAGTTGATGAGGCTGCCGCCGTCGAGCGTACCGTTGTAGTCATGGGTGACGATGGAGTAGAGGCCCGACTCGATGACCCCGTGGCTGGCCATGAAGAGCACGAAGACGTCGCCGGGTTTTACGGTCCGGGACAGCTCGCGGATCCTGTCCTGAATGTTTCTCTTGGTCGCATCGCCGTTGGTCAGCGTGGTAACGCGGATGTTCTCGCGTCCGTATTGTGTCCGGGACTGCTCCTGAATTTTTTGGGCGAAACTCTCCGCATCCTTGACGGCAAACCGGAGATTGCTCTCCCGGGATTTGAATTCGTCGATCCCAACGGCCAGGATGTAGATGCGGGGGTCATCCGGCCTGAGGGTTGACCGGAAGGTGGCCGTCTTCAGAATGCTCTGCACGGAATTGCTCCGGTTGAAGGCAGCGAGGCCGATGTCGTTCTCTCCCGGGATTGCGTCCACGGTGATCGCTCCTTCGTAGACGTCGCCTTTCGGCGCGGTTCTTATGAGGCCCAGCCCGTTTTCCTGCCTGGCGACGAGGTTGATGCTGCGCAGGTCCTCCCGGATTGCCCGCGAGTTGTAGGCAAGAATGGTCGTACTGCCTGCCGGTGCCGCCTTTGCCTGCCGGTAAAAACCGTCGGACTGGATGAGCTTGCCGTTGTGGAACAGGCGGACCTCGCCGATTCCGCCGCCGGCAGCCGTGATTCTGTAGCCGATGGTGACGTTTGTCTCCGCGGTTTCCTTCGGTACGGTGAGGAACGCGACCTGAGGCGAAGGATTTCGGAGGGCTTCCTCGATATTCGTCGCATTCAGCGCGGCCGTATCCTCGCCCTTCAGTTTCGCCTCCACGATGTCCGGCCGATAGAAGACATCATAGAACTGTTCGAGGCCGAACACCCGGTTGCCCTGCCTGACGTTGAGGAACGCGGGGCCGTACCTGGATCCCTTGAAATGGCCCTCCGGGGTGATGACGATCCAGTCGTCGTCGACAAGGCTGATGAATTGGGCGATCTCCCTGTCGCTGGAAACGTCCCAGAGGCGGATCGTGCTGTCCCCGCCGCTGCCGTGGTAGGAAATGGGCCGTATTCCGACACCGCTCGCGGAAAGGATGTGCCGGCCGTCCGGATGGAAGGCCACGGAATTGACATTGCCCGTGTGTCCCCGGAACGTCCTGATCTCGGAGCCGGTCGCCGCATCCCAGAGCCGCAGGGTGGTGTCCTCGCTTCCCGAAAGCACCTGCCGTCCGTCGGGGCTGAAGGCCACGGACGTGACCCAGTCCGTGTGCCCCCGGAAGGTCCGGTTCTCCTTGCCGCTTTTGGCGTCCCAGAGCCTCAGGGTCCTGTCCAGGCCTCCCC
This region includes:
- a CDS encoding phosphotriesterase-related protein, with protein sequence MDISTVSGVISSENLGMTLMHEHFLFGFPGWQGDVTLGPFDRQACVEAGLKMAEKVMEQGVKTVVDVTPNECGRDVELLREISEKSGLNVLCSSGYYFEGEGAPPYFKLRSQFGQGMEQVYEMFKTEVEKGVGTTGIRPAVFKVASGKEAITDYEAMFFRAAARVSKENGIPIITHTQEGRLGPEQADLLIAEGADPKRIMIGHIDGSTDMDYLLRVLEKGVFIAFDRFGVENVGGAPPDSRRVACLIGLLGLGWADKIMISNDYVNYWLGRPGVSEIVSLVMPNYNITHIFQDIIPALKKAAVSSGQIETMLIANPRRFFEGI
- a CDS encoding class I adenylate-forming enzyme family protein, coding for MSEYVPITFEKRNLLEHLAQVIGDYPDRTAVVTADGTVRKTYGEIDRRANRLAHYLARLGVGKGDRVAIFQNNSWQYPEQYLAILKLGAICVPMNFRLKSPEALFILTESGAKALILESRYAAVFEPTLTYQLGVKHYLCTNGDAPEWAVDYETALAGEPEEAIESPDMTLDDILAICFTSGTTGLPKGSMATHRQIMTNFYGEMGNLIESTMLPDRGYHVVMMIIPVYHIAGIMTLYAGMRFGCTIVVSSDFVPEGFMQTVEREQVSLCYLVPIMFFFILHDPSFGKYDLSSLRFVPYGAMPMDPALLQDILKKFPPGIRYMDAFGSTEVCINIAKLPEDHDLTGSPEEVEKKIARLKSIGRPFRYGIESTILDPFGKEVAPGVVGEIASRGEKVTVGYWRNAEETARTIDRNGWFHTGDAGWMDEDGYVYFADRAKDMINRGGENIFPAEVERRLNQHPKILESAVFGVPDPAWGARVVAAVVLAPGQTAEMVPAEELIGFCKEQVASYKAPSAIWYIDQLPRRFELGKVMRFMLRDEYMKKREDTVS
- a CDS encoding phosphotransferase family protein — its product is MKQEELAGCLTRAASRHLGKPVVIEDLRTLSGGASAETWHFDALCGADRHELILRLSPPGGKKDKNRLDRGTEAQVLANVQKAGVPVPPVHFILDDEDGIGPGYAMQRIPGETIARKILRDDEYAEARDIMARQCGRILAGIHAVDTGLLPPLKKQPAEAGLKQLYTFYDAFGDKHPVFEYALRWLQDHIPKQGDLRLVHGDFRNGNFIIGPEGVRAVLDWELAHLGDPMEDLGWICVNSWRFGHIDHPVGGFGSREDLFAGYEGAGGVPVDPAAVHFWEVFGTLKWGIICIVQAFTHLMGMKRSVELAAIGRRTSETEIDLLRLLREGK
- a CDS encoding DUF6285 domain-containing protein produces the protein MAPSRPTVLELLEAVQEFLEKRIVKAVDSHRAFHTRVAINVLALVRRELQQGPGFASEEQGRLRSLLGVDGGIPELNDELCRRLRNGELDCRGGDLFRHLFETTMAQLAIDNPEYSGYRKALEESAGAGG
- a CDS encoding sigma-54-dependent Fis family transcriptional regulator, translating into MSVTVRDSVLYLRSMFRRQIDYSLERSFAVGISQDIKRAPVTFSKEYINERSERVRRLIDAATPILEKFHPMLELSRFVVAIADEKAVIIAGTGNDRWSESGMRCGFNIGTSCSEEYIGTNAIGTSLATGQPICVIGEENYIKQWQDSANAATVIRDPFTGEVAGAVCLTCFIKHFHIFALGIVQSIAGMIEERLGYALEPAVRTNWTSRPSIPSAPRAGARTAAGVRFPEKEKPSAWARMQCEFIFGSAGIGRLLGKARKAAQYDSTKLIMGESGVGKEVLASFIHENSPRRHHPFVAVNCAAIPPDLTASELFGYEAGAFTGARRGGSPGRFEQAAGGTIYLDEISEMSMNLQAYLLRVIEDKTVIPLGGGRPQRVDVQIIASTNRDLKEMVERKRFRGDLYHRLNVISFQIPPLRERREDIPRLVSHFLRKMSDRHGGEQKEMSSRAMEALLYYPWPGNVRELENAIETACIFSEGRVIEAGDLKEDIAGSRHAESPDARELQRIRAALGTCRWNLSLASRSLGMARSTLYRKMARYGISRETA
- a CDS encoding caspase family protein is translated as MKSTGFRMGTGPLILLLFAAVLAWAVPEESVSADARPDIFVQMGHSGKVNAVAFSPDGRYALSGGEDYVLKLWEVSSGMEIRTFKGHRDWVTSVAFSPDGKYALSGSRDNTLRLWDVASGAPLRTFRADWVTFAAFSPDGRHALAGSVNGTLTRWDIATGAEIGKLQGYSRDVVALSPDHRSVLSIGLSNTLTLRDADSGREVRVFTGHSDEVRSAAFSPDGRYILSGSIDKTMRLWDASSGRQVRVFKGHSDWVQTVAFSPDGRQFLSGSFDNTLKLWDADGNELRTFKGHSFRVQSAVFSPDGRQILSGGADFAVLLWNAADGRRLQVFIGFARETACTAFSPDGSLALSGGPDRTLKLWDLAAGIEIRKFSGHSGPVTAATFSPDGRLALSGSEDTTIRLWDVKTGREIRVLKGHSKSVNSVLFSPDGKRALSTGLDDTQRLWDVQTGREIRTFKLKTGSMTVQAFSPDGRFAVSAGDDYVLKLRDLASGGEPIIMKGHSDFVHAVAFSPDGRHILSGGGGLDRTLRLWDAKSGKENRTFRGHTDWVTSVAFSPDGRQVLSGSEDTTLRLWDAATGSEIRTFRGHTGNVNSVAFHPDGRHILSASGVGIRPISYHGSGGDSTIRLWDVSSDREIAQFISLVDDDWIVITPEGHFKGSRYGPAFLNVRQGNRVFGLEQFYDVFYRPDIVEAKLKGEDTAALNATNIEEALRNPSPQVAFLTVPKETAETNVTIGYRITAAGGGIGEVRLFHNGKLIQSDGFYRQAKAAPAGSTTILAYNSRAIREDLRSINLVARQENGLGLIRTAPKGDVYEGAITVDAIPGENDIGLAAFNRSNSVQSILKTATFRSTLRPDDPRIYILAVGIDEFKSRESNLRFAVKDAESFAQKIQEQSRTQYGRENIRVTTLTNGDATKRNIQDRIRELSRTVKPGDVFVLFMASHGVIESGLYSIVTHDYNGTLDGGSLINSNEIMEISKNIKSLTQIYILDTCHAGGLDSFVSGLYDARMTVMARNMGLHMFASASSTQGALDGYRGRNGVFTYSLLEGLDNHRAADADGDSRVSIRELGSYAREHTARYSKESGHTQTPVINHFGKDVSVYVVRRP